The following proteins are co-located in the Bosea sp. AS-1 genome:
- a CDS encoding GNAT family N-acetyltransferase — MTLALLRRALEPARIAVVAGSPETDVLATQVSAGSYRGELVVLPGVKPLSSMQPADLLIAPAAVAEQALAAVASRGWAGLLVPDGDAADSVRLRAAAKASEIRLIGPSSLGLAVPRLGLNATAVPVRLAAGSLALVAQSNSVAAGILAWAARRGIGLSGALILGEGADVDIADSLDYFGADPSTRTILLAIDDVTDAARFLSSARAAARLKPVLVLRPPRREPSWPALTHSALIVTSDAAHDAAFHRAGLLRVNDLDELFAAAETLGRARAADAGRLAIVSNGDGLAALAAARLRQAGGAELPNHEPEIVRTADDYRTAVARLLAADDVDAVLALNAPVVPADSADCARAVAEARSAAPAGKPVLAVWVGGGEEIAAIFAAAGIPSFATEQEAIVGFQHLTRHARLLKELMATPPALDAGAQPDTAAAVALVDAALGEGRNWLEPDEVARLLSLFRIPTLGFVIAADVDAAVEAAQMQFAAGRTVALKIVSPDVAHKSDVEGVALDLANAPAVREAAGRMLERLRVLRPETRLTGFMVQPMAHRAKARELIAGFSVDPCFGPVVVFGRGGTAAELIADTHVALPPLDLASAEGLIARTRVSRILGAYRDVPAADRRAIAAVLVALGNIACELPQIRAMDLNPILADASGAVAVDARVVLEPDPARRRRSAIRPYPATWTSHLALGERRFFIRPMKPEDELLTGAMLARVTPEDLRLRFFAPLKSFSHAFLARLTQLDYAREMAFIAIEEGTGEAAGAVRLHADPGHVEAEYAILLRSDLKGIGLGRALMELIIDWARAEKVHRIHSQVLAENGPMLALCRNLGFEITLDPDDISVRRVALKLDPA, encoded by the coding sequence ATGACGCTCGCTCTGCTCAGACGCGCGCTCGAGCCCGCACGGATTGCCGTGGTAGCGGGCTCGCCAGAAACGGATGTGTTGGCGACGCAGGTCAGCGCCGGGTCGTACCGCGGCGAACTCGTCGTGCTTCCCGGCGTAAAGCCCCTGTCGTCGATGCAGCCCGCCGACCTCCTGATCGCGCCCGCCGCGGTTGCGGAGCAGGCATTGGCGGCCGTGGCGAGCCGCGGCTGGGCCGGACTCCTCGTGCCCGATGGGGATGCTGCCGACAGCGTGCGGCTGCGGGCCGCGGCGAAGGCTTCCGAGATCAGGCTGATCGGGCCATCGTCATTGGGGCTAGCCGTACCACGTCTCGGCCTCAACGCGACAGCTGTTCCGGTGCGTCTCGCGGCCGGCTCGCTCGCTCTCGTCGCTCAGTCCAACTCCGTCGCGGCCGGCATCCTGGCTTGGGCCGCGAGACGTGGCATCGGGTTGTCGGGAGCTCTCATTCTGGGCGAGGGCGCTGATGTCGATATCGCCGACAGCCTCGACTATTTTGGCGCCGACCCGTCGACGCGGACCATCTTGCTCGCGATCGACGATGTCACCGATGCCGCGCGCTTCCTCTCCTCGGCTCGTGCCGCCGCGAGGCTCAAGCCGGTGCTGGTCCTGAGGCCGCCCCGTCGCGAGCCGTCATGGCCGGCCTTGACGCATTCCGCCCTGATCGTCACCAGCGACGCGGCGCACGATGCGGCCTTCCACCGGGCTGGCCTGCTGCGGGTCAATGACCTCGACGAGCTTTTTGCGGCTGCCGAGACGCTCGGGCGCGCCCGTGCCGCCGATGCGGGACGCCTCGCGATCGTCAGCAATGGCGATGGCCTTGCGGCACTTGCCGCGGCGCGATTGCGGCAGGCGGGTGGTGCGGAATTGCCGAACCATGAGCCAGAGATCGTCCGGACGGCAGATGACTATCGCACGGCGGTAGCCCGTCTGCTGGCCGCAGACGATGTGGACGCGGTGCTCGCGCTGAATGCGCCGGTCGTTCCCGCCGACTCGGCCGATTGTGCACGCGCTGTCGCCGAGGCCCGCTCCGCCGCGCCAGCAGGTAAGCCCGTGCTGGCAGTGTGGGTTGGCGGCGGGGAGGAGATCGCGGCAATCTTTGCCGCTGCCGGCATTCCGTCCTTCGCGACGGAGCAGGAAGCGATCGTCGGCTTTCAGCATCTGACGCGCCACGCGCGGCTGCTCAAGGAACTGATGGCGACGCCGCCGGCGCTCGACGCCGGCGCTCAGCCTGACACCGCCGCTGCGGTCGCGCTCGTCGACGCGGCGCTCGGAGAAGGTCGCAACTGGCTCGAGCCGGACGAGGTGGCGCGATTGCTGTCCCTCTTCCGGATTCCCACGCTCGGCTTCGTCATCGCTGCTGACGTGGATGCTGCCGTCGAAGCGGCACAGATGCAGTTCGCGGCCGGACGCACGGTCGCGCTGAAGATCGTTTCTCCGGATGTTGCGCATAAATCGGATGTCGAGGGCGTCGCGCTCGACCTCGCCAATGCACCCGCAGTCCGAGAGGCTGCCGGCCGCATGCTCGAGCGCCTGCGCGTGCTACGCCCCGAGACGCGGCTCACCGGTTTCATGGTCCAGCCGATGGCGCATCGCGCCAAGGCACGAGAGCTGATCGCGGGCTTTTCGGTCGATCCCTGCTTCGGGCCGGTTGTCGTTTTCGGGCGAGGCGGCACGGCGGCCGAGCTGATTGCCGATACCCACGTCGCCTTGCCGCCGCTCGATCTCGCCTCGGCCGAAGGCTTGATCGCGCGGACGCGCGTCTCCCGCATCCTGGGGGCCTATCGCGACGTTCCCGCAGCCGACCGGCGGGCCATCGCCGCCGTGCTGGTGGCATTGGGAAACATCGCCTGCGAACTGCCGCAGATCCGCGCGATGGATCTCAACCCGATCCTCGCAGATGCCAGCGGGGCTGTCGCGGTGGATGCGCGCGTCGTGCTGGAGCCCGATCCCGCCCGTCGCCGTCGCTCGGCGATCCGGCCTTATCCCGCGACATGGACATCGCATCTCGCACTGGGGGAGCGGCGCTTCTTCATTCGCCCGATGAAACCGGAGGATGAGCTTCTGACCGGCGCGATGCTGGCGCGGGTGACGCCGGAGGATCTGAGGCTGCGCTTCTTCGCACCGCTGAAATCCTTCAGCCATGCCTTTCTCGCGCGGCTGACCCAGCTCGACTATGCGCGGGAGATGGCCTTCATCGCCATCGAGGAAGGAACCGGTGAGGCGGCCGGCGCCGTGCGGCTCCATGCCGACCCCGGCCATGTCGAGGCCGAATACGCAATCCTGCTGCGTTCCGATCTGAAGGGCATCGGGCTCGGGCGAGCGCTCATGGAACTGATCATAGACTGGGCCAGGGCCGAGAAGGTGCATCGCATCCACAGCCAGGTCCTGGCTGAGAACGGGCCCATGCTGGCGCTCTGCCGCAACCTGGGGTTCGAGATCACGCTCGACCCTGACGACATCTCCGTTCGGCGCGTGGCCCTGAAACTCGACCCGGCTTAG
- a CDS encoding MmcQ/YjbR family DNA-binding protein, whose protein sequence is MMAEAFRDIALSFAGTSEQPHFERTAFRVRRIYATVPPDGLSANLCLDPDGQDHFVSLRPDLFSKVPNKWGDRGWTRLALPSADPDVVMSALLHAWRLAAA, encoded by the coding sequence ATGATGGCTGAGGCTTTCCGCGACATCGCGCTGTCTTTTGCGGGCACCAGCGAGCAGCCGCATTTCGAGCGAACCGCCTTCAGGGTGCGGCGCATCTATGCGACGGTCCCGCCCGACGGCCTTTCGGCCAATCTTTGCCTGGACCCGGACGGGCAGGATCACTTTGTCAGCCTGCGGCCGGACCTCTTCTCGAAGGTCCCCAACAAATGGGGTGATAGAGGGTGGACTCGGCTCGCCTTGCCGTCAGCCGATCCGGATGTGGTCATGTCGGCTCTGCTCCATGCTTGGCGGCTGGCCGCCGCCTGA
- a CDS encoding CaiB/BaiF CoA-transferase family protein → MTTTRRPLEGLMVVAVEQAVAAPFCTSRLADAGARVIKIERPEGDFARGYDDVAKGQSSYFVWLNRGKESLVLDLASVEGKAMLRGLIDKADVLVQNLKPGALARLGFGPEQLRQSHPRLICCSISGYGETGPYAERKAYDLLIQAESGLSSITGGPQEPARVGLSIVDIATGATAHAAILEALIARGITGEGADIRVSMFDVMADWLTVPLLHQEGGKPPQRIGLAHPSIAPYGVFLTRDGRQILISIQSDREWAKFCAGFLAQPELATEPRFARNVERVRNRAETDAIVAAAFAGFDEAGAREALLRADTAFAAVNDMAALATHPHLRRIAVETEVGPVSVPAPAPIVMGDARAYGPVPAIGEHAALEDRESERRAS, encoded by the coding sequence ATGACCACGACCCGCCGCCCGCTGGAAGGGCTCATGGTGGTGGCGGTCGAGCAGGCCGTCGCGGCGCCCTTTTGCACCTCGCGCCTGGCCGATGCCGGCGCGCGGGTCATCAAGATCGAGCGGCCGGAGGGCGATTTCGCCCGCGGCTATGACGATGTCGCCAAGGGCCAGTCGAGCTATTTCGTCTGGCTCAATCGCGGCAAGGAATCGCTTGTCCTCGATCTCGCCTCGGTTGAGGGCAAGGCGATGCTGCGCGGCCTGATCGACAAGGCGGACGTGCTCGTCCAGAATCTCAAACCCGGCGCGCTCGCCCGCCTCGGCTTCGGTCCGGAGCAGCTGCGCCAGAGCCATCCGCGTCTGATCTGCTGTTCGATCAGCGGCTATGGCGAGACCGGCCCCTATGCCGAGCGCAAGGCCTATGACCTGCTGATCCAGGCGGAATCCGGCCTGTCCTCGATCACCGGCGGGCCGCAGGAGCCGGCGCGCGTCGGCCTCTCGATCGTCGATATTGCGACAGGCGCCACCGCTCATGCGGCGATCCTCGAGGCGCTCATCGCGCGCGGCATCACCGGCGAGGGCGCGGATATCCGCGTCTCGATGTTCGATGTAATGGCGGATTGGCTGACCGTGCCGCTGCTGCATCAGGAAGGCGGTAAGCCGCCACAGCGCATCGGTCTCGCCCATCCTTCGATCGCGCCCTATGGCGTGTTCCTGACGCGCGATGGCAGGCAGATCCTGATCTCGATCCAGAGCGACCGGGAATGGGCGAAGTTCTGCGCGGGCTTCCTTGCCCAGCCCGAATTGGCGACCGAGCCCCGCTTCGCCCGCAATGTCGAGCGTGTGCGTAACCGTGCCGAGACCGATGCGATCGTCGCCGCAGCCTTTGCCGGTTTCGACGAGGCCGGGGCCCGAGAGGCTCTGCTGCGTGCCGATACCGCCTTCGCGGCGGTCAACGACATGGCCGCGCTCGCGACCCACCCCCATCTGCGCCGGATCGCTGTGGAGACGGAGGTCGGGCCGGTCTCGGTCCCGGCGCCGGCTCCGATCGTGATGGGCGATGCGCGCGCATACGGCCCCGTCCCGGCGATCGGTGAGCATGCCGCCCTGGAGGATCGAGAATCGGAAAGGCGCGCGTCGTGA
- a CDS encoding MaoC family dehydratase N-terminal domain-containing protein, which produces MAHLRGWIGREDVGMDIVSDDLARKYHATFDRPGEAPKAGEIVPRLIHFCLAQPAAPTAVLGPDGHPARGGFLPPVPLPRRMWAGGAFIFHGDLRVGDAVKRMSRIADVVLKEGRTGTLCFVTVQHRVEANGTLVLEERQDIVYRDLDTAGSAAKPPPIAEPGTHRRSMKAEAPLLFRYSALTFNGHRIHYDRRYVTEVEGYPGLIVHGPLQAALLCNYAAELRGAPPKRFNFRGLSPLFDDDAFALHADEEDVGLKLWTARQSGQLCMMAEAQWT; this is translated from the coding sequence ATGGCCCATCTTCGCGGCTGGATCGGGCGCGAGGATGTCGGAATGGACATCGTCAGCGACGATCTCGCCCGGAAATACCACGCCACCTTCGACCGTCCGGGCGAGGCGCCGAAGGCGGGCGAGATTGTCCCGCGCCTGATCCATTTCTGCCTGGCGCAGCCGGCGGCGCCGACGGCTGTGCTCGGCCCGGACGGTCATCCAGCTCGCGGTGGCTTCCTGCCGCCGGTGCCATTGCCACGCCGGATGTGGGCGGGCGGTGCCTTCATCTTCCACGGTGACCTCAGGGTCGGTGACGCGGTAAAGCGCATGTCGCGGATCGCGGATGTCGTGCTGAAGGAGGGCCGCACCGGCACCCTCTGTTTCGTCACCGTGCAGCATCGCGTCGAGGCGAACGGAACGCTGGTGCTGGAGGAGCGTCAGGACATCGTCTACCGCGACCTCGACACCGCCGGAAGCGCCGCGAAGCCGCCGCCGATTGCCGAGCCCGGCACGCATCGGCGCTCGATGAAGGCCGAGGCGCCGCTGCTCTTCCGCTATTCCGCGCTGACCTTCAACGGCCATCGCATCCATTATGACCGCCGCTATGTCACGGAAGTGGAGGGATATCCGGGCTTGATCGTTCACGGTCCGCTCCAGGCAGCCTTGTTGTGCAACTACGCTGCCGAATTGCGCGGTGCGCCGCCGAAGCGCTTCAACTTCCGCGGTCTCTCTCCGCTCTTTGACGACGATGCTTTCGCGCTGCACGCGGACGAAGAAGACGTTGGCTTGAAGCTCTGGACGGCCAGGCAGTCCGGCCAGCTCTGCATGATGGCGGAGGCGCAGTGGACATGA